In one window of Frigoriglobus tundricola DNA:
- a CDS encoding carbon storage regulator, giving the protein MLVLSRKLGEKIFIGDNICITVVDIDRGKIRLGIEAPRDVPIYRQELLPLNQQQARSDAAAGQSGLPTVS; this is encoded by the coding sequence ATGCTCGTTCTCAGTCGTAAACTGGGCGAGAAGATTTTCATCGGTGACAACATCTGTATCACGGTCGTGGATATCGATCGCGGTAAGATCCGGTTGGGCATTGAGGCTCCTCGTGACGTGCCCATTTACCGTCAGGAGTTGCTCCCGTTGAACCAACAACAGGCACGCTCAGATGCCGCTGCGGGCCAATCGGGCCTGCCGACCGTGTCCTGA
- a CDS encoding isoaspartyl peptidase/L-asparaginase has protein sequence MPEPITIATWPFGKTAVEAAMKVLARGEPALDAALAGAQAVEDDTSIRNSVGFGSLPDRLGRLTLDACVMDGRTLACGSVACVEHIRHPAALARRVMEKTPHVMLVGDGAKWFALQQGFPLEVPYTAESIKEWVDAHPDLKKKAEKAKKEPARADGASEINLQWGAPPAPGSEFNHDTVTVLSLDKKGHLGGVCTTSGLAYKLPGRVGDSPLIGAGLYVDDEAGAAGGTGVGEEIIRIGGSLFIAEQIRAGKSPQEACELACKRANAAAGRRGVHPARVAFLALDPKGNVGAACTEKADFKYAVGRGEKVELLQAKEIGPKA, from the coding sequence ATGCCCGAACCGATTACCATCGCCACCTGGCCGTTCGGCAAAACGGCCGTCGAAGCCGCCATGAAGGTGCTCGCCCGTGGCGAACCGGCCCTCGACGCGGCCCTGGCCGGCGCCCAGGCGGTCGAGGACGACACGAGCATTCGCAACTCGGTCGGGTTCGGCAGCCTGCCCGACCGCCTCGGTCGGCTCACCCTGGACGCGTGCGTGATGGACGGGCGGACGCTCGCGTGCGGCTCGGTCGCCTGCGTCGAACACATCCGGCACCCCGCCGCTCTGGCCCGCCGGGTCATGGAGAAGACGCCGCACGTCATGCTCGTCGGGGACGGGGCCAAGTGGTTCGCGCTCCAGCAGGGGTTCCCGCTCGAGGTGCCGTACACGGCGGAGAGCATCAAGGAGTGGGTGGACGCGCACCCCGATCTGAAAAAGAAAGCCGAAAAGGCCAAGAAGGAGCCGGCCCGCGCCGATGGGGCGTCCGAAATCAACTTGCAATGGGGCGCCCCTCCGGCTCCCGGAAGCGAGTTCAACCACGACACGGTGACCGTGCTGTCGCTCGACAAAAAGGGCCACCTCGGCGGCGTCTGCACGACGAGCGGGCTGGCGTACAAGCTGCCCGGTCGCGTGGGTGATTCGCCCCTCATCGGCGCCGGGCTGTACGTGGACGACGAGGCCGGCGCGGCCGGCGGGACGGGCGTGGGGGAAGAGATCATCCGCATCGGCGGGAGCCTCTTTATTGCCGAGCAGATCCGCGCCGGCAAGTCGCCGCAGGAGGCGTGCGAACTGGCCTGCAAACGGGCCAACGCCGCCGCCGGGCGCCGCGGGGTGCACCCGGCGCGGGTCGCGTTTCTGGCCCTGGACCCGAAGGGCAACGTCGGCGCCGCCTGCACCGAGAAGGCCGATTTCAAGTACGCTGTCGGTCGCGGGGAAAAGGTGGAGCTGCTCCAGGCGAAGGAGATCGGGCCGAAGGCATAA
- a CDS encoding sugar phosphate isomerase/epimerase family protein translates to MFLGYNTNGFAHHRLVDAIEILFRLGYEGVAITPDVNHLDPDSRDFENQIATLVRNLSDGDFRCVIETGARYILDAEQKHQPTLISPDDPGRRVRSSFLARCVEIANQLKADCVSFWSGTATDKAAPSELMTRLVEECKRLADCAATHNVRLAFEPEPGMFIDTMDKFAELHARVNHPAFGLTIDVGHLVCNRELPVSKFLTEWKHVLWNVHIEDMRAGVHDHLMFGAGEVDFADVFEGLRRANYTGGVYVELSRHSYDAVNTARNAKAFLDQFLTRG, encoded by the coding sequence ATGTTCCTCGGCTACAACACGAACGGCTTCGCCCACCACCGGCTCGTCGACGCAATCGAGATTCTGTTTCGTTTGGGGTACGAAGGCGTTGCGATCACACCGGACGTTAACCACCTCGACCCGGACAGCCGCGATTTCGAGAACCAAATTGCGACTCTCGTTCGGAATTTGAGTGACGGTGATTTTCGCTGCGTGATTGAGACGGGTGCCCGATACATTCTTGACGCGGAACAGAAGCATCAGCCGACGCTTATTAGTCCGGATGACCCCGGGCGGCGCGTGCGATCCAGCTTTCTTGCTCGTTGCGTGGAGATCGCGAACCAACTCAAAGCCGACTGCGTGAGCTTCTGGTCCGGCACCGCGACCGACAAAGCGGCACCGTCGGAACTGATGACGCGGCTCGTGGAAGAGTGCAAGAGGCTCGCGGACTGCGCCGCAACGCACAACGTCCGACTCGCGTTCGAGCCGGAACCGGGCATGTTCATCGACACGATGGACAAGTTCGCCGAACTGCACGCCCGCGTCAACCACCCCGCGTTCGGCCTGACTATCGACGTCGGTCATCTGGTGTGCAACCGCGAGCTGCCGGTCAGCAAGTTCCTTACTGAGTGGAAGCACGTCCTCTGGAACGTCCACATCGAGGACATGCGGGCGGGCGTTCACGACCACCTGATGTTCGGCGCGGGCGAAGTGGACTTCGCCGACGTGTTCGAGGGGCTCCGCCGGGCGAACTACACCGGCGGCGTGTACGTCGAACTGAGCCGCCACAGTTACGACGCCGTGAACACGGCCCGCAACGCGAAGGCGTTCCTCGACCAATTCCTCACTCGCGGGTAA
- a CDS encoding alpha/beta hydrolase family esterase has translation MVRFGIALVLGWTATITSAAAEPSLKKMEWKVGDATREALVHAPLVPRDLSPAKPGFTAAPKADQEGSPLVFVFHGHGGTMKHASTKMAIHTYWPEAICVYPQGLNTPGKLTDPAGKKSGWQANPNDQEDRDMKFFDEMLKSLRKDYKVDDKRVFVTGHSNGGRFTQLLWAERGDVFAAVAPSGTTASTLTRSLKPKPCLHIAGEKDELVKFAWQKQTMDAVLKLNGCESDGKPWQKDANPPGTWYDSKTGTPLVTYVYPGGHMPPEDTPKRIAAFFKDQAKK, from the coding sequence ATGGTCCGTTTCGGAATCGCACTTGTGCTGGGCTGGACGGCGACGATCACGTCGGCCGCTGCCGAACCGTCGCTCAAGAAAATGGAATGGAAGGTCGGGGATGCGACCCGCGAAGCGCTCGTTCACGCGCCCCTCGTCCCTCGCGACCTGTCGCCCGCAAAGCCGGGCTTCACGGCCGCTCCAAAAGCGGATCAGGAAGGGTCACCACTGGTGTTCGTCTTCCACGGGCACGGCGGAACGATGAAGCACGCCTCGACCAAAATGGCGATTCACACGTACTGGCCGGAAGCGATCTGCGTTTACCCGCAGGGGCTCAATACGCCCGGCAAACTGACCGATCCGGCCGGTAAAAAAAGCGGCTGGCAGGCCAACCCCAACGACCAGGAGGACCGCGACATGAAGTTCTTCGACGAGATGCTGAAGTCGCTCCGCAAGGACTACAAAGTGGACGACAAGCGGGTGTTCGTGACCGGTCACTCGAACGGCGGGCGGTTCACGCAACTCCTCTGGGCGGAGCGCGGCGACGTGTTCGCGGCTGTCGCGCCGTCGGGCACCACCGCGAGCACGCTGACCCGGTCGCTCAAACCGAAGCCGTGCCTGCACATCGCCGGCGAGAAGGACGAGCTGGTAAAATTCGCGTGGCAGAAACAGACGATGGACGCGGTCCTCAAGCTCAACGGGTGCGAATCCGACGGCAAGCCGTGGCAGAAGGACGCGAACCCACCGGGCACGTGGTACGACTCGAAAACGGGCACGCCGCTCGTCACCTACGTCTATCCGGGCGGGCACATGCCGCCGGAGGACACGCCGAAGCGGATCGCGGCGTTCTTCAAGGACCAGGCGAAGAAGTGA